The following proteins come from a genomic window of Campylobacter concisus:
- a CDS encoding replicative DNA helicase: protein MAKQRVNEIEFTNLYDIDMERAILSSILQNNDILGEIFDIVKAKDFYLKGHSQIYDAMVACLNSDDPITMPFLKNRLGEKYDEELILDILGTNSLIDIQKYANELREKSIKRSLVKIAHNIPSKVNEDKPSRDMVDDLSQEFYSLIEGGSTGVIKEGKEIIMKMMDHINAQASLGEKDIVGLDTGFKKLNEMIKGFKNGDLIIVAARPGMGKTTLCLNFMSQVLKNNAGVVFFSLEMPAEQIMMRMLASKTSIPLQDIMTAKMDDEALARFSDACEEFAASKLFVHDSGYVNIHQVRTQMRKLKAMHPEISLCVIDYIGLMMSTNNYADRHVQIAEISRGLKLLARELDMPIIALSQLNRSLESRANKRPMLSDLRESGAIEQDADIILFVYRDEFYLEQEEKEKEKRASAEGKEYKSNHVFNKLQEKAEIIVGKNRNGETGSVDVLFQKQHSRFEDMSVMPVSDVSFEG, encoded by the coding sequence GTGGCAAAGCAAAGAGTTAACGAGATAGAATTTACCAACCTTTACGACATTGATATGGAGCGAGCTATACTAAGCTCCATTTTGCAAAACAACGATATTTTAGGTGAAATTTTTGACATTGTTAAGGCAAAGGATTTTTATCTAAAAGGGCATTCGCAAATATATGATGCAATGGTAGCATGCCTAAATAGCGATGATCCCATAACTATGCCATTTTTAAAAAATAGACTTGGCGAAAAATACGACGAAGAGCTAATACTGGATATTTTGGGCACAAATTCCCTAATAGACATTCAAAAATACGCAAACGAACTAAGAGAAAAATCTATAAAACGAAGTCTTGTAAAGATCGCTCACAACATACCAAGCAAAGTAAATGAAGATAAGCCAAGCCGCGATATGGTCGATGATCTTAGCCAGGAATTTTACTCTTTGATAGAAGGTGGAAGCACTGGAGTTATAAAAGAAGGCAAAGAGATCATCATGAAAATGATGGATCATATTAATGCTCAAGCCTCGCTTGGTGAAAAAGATATCGTTGGACTTGATACTGGATTTAAGAAGCTAAATGAGATGATAAAGGGCTTTAAAAATGGAGACCTCATCATCGTCGCAGCTCGTCCAGGCATGGGGAAAACGACACTTTGTTTAAATTTTATGAGTCAGGTTTTAAAAAATAATGCTGGAGTTGTTTTCTTCTCGCTTGAGATGCCAGCTGAGCAAATAATGATGAGAATGCTAGCAAGCAAGACCTCTATCCCACTTCAAGACATAATGACTGCAAAGATGGATGATGAAGCGTTGGCTAGATTTAGCGATGCTTGCGAGGAGTTTGCGGCTAGCAAGCTTTTTGTACATGATAGTGGCTATGTAAATATCCATCAAGTAAGAACACAAATGCGAAAACTAAAGGCTATGCATCCTGAAATTTCACTTTGCGTGATCGACTACATCGGTCTTATGATGAGTACAAATAACTACGCTGATCGTCACGTCCAAATAGCTGAAATTTCTCGTGGATTAAAGCTTTTGGCACGTGAGCTAGATATGCCAATCATCGCTCTTTCTCAGCTAAACAGAAGCCTAGAATCTCGCGCAAATAAACGCCCTATGCTAAGCGATCTAAGAGAATCAGGCGCGATCGAGCAAGATGCTGATATCATTCTTTTTGTTTACAGAGATGAGTTTTACCTAGAGCAAGAAGAAAAAGAGAAAGAAAAACGCGCAAGTGCCGAGGGCAAAGAGTACAAGAGCAATCACGTCTTTAATAAGCTTCAAGAAAAGGCTGAGATCATAGTTGGCAAAAACAGAAATGGCGAAACTGGCTCAGTTGATGTGCTCTTTCAAAAGCAACACTCAAGGTTTGAAGATATGTCTGTCATGCCAGTATCTGATGTTTCATTTGAAGGCTGA
- the ispG gene encoding flavodoxin-dependent (E)-4-hydroxy-3-methylbut-2-enyl-diphosphate synthase: MQRYPTKQIKIRDVLIGGDAPISVQSMTFSKTKDVKGTLEQIQRLYFAGCDIVRCAVFDKEDASALKQIVAGSPIPVVADIHFNHTYALIVSEFVDAIRINPGNIGSAKNIKAVVDACKQRNLPIRIGVNSGSLEKQFEDRYGRTVEAMVESAMYNIKLLEDFDFTDIKISLKSSDVERTMQAYRALRPKTNYPFHLGVTEAGTTFHATIKSAIALGGLLLEGIGDTMRVSITGELEEEIKVAKAILKDSGRQKEGLNIISCPTCGRLQADLMAAVKLVEEKTKGIKEPLNVSVMGCVVNAIGEAKGADVAIAFGKGNGMIMRHGEVVARLPESELVDRFLQEIDDEIKSRD, translated from the coding sequence TTGCAACGATACCCGACAAAACAGATAAAAATTCGCGATGTTTTAATAGGCGGTGACGCACCGATCTCCGTGCAGTCGATGACATTTTCAAAGACAAAGGATGTAAAAGGCACGCTAGAGCAGATACAAAGGCTGTATTTTGCAGGCTGTGACATCGTGCGCTGCGCAGTTTTTGACAAAGAGGACGCCAGCGCGCTAAAGCAAATCGTCGCAGGCTCACCCATCCCAGTCGTTGCAGACATTCATTTTAACCACACCTACGCGCTCATCGTTAGCGAATTTGTCGATGCTATCCGTATAAATCCAGGCAACATCGGCTCAGCAAAAAACATAAAAGCAGTAGTTGATGCCTGCAAACAGCGAAATTTACCTATCCGCATAGGTGTAAATTCTGGCTCGCTTGAAAAGCAGTTTGAGGATCGCTATGGCCGCACAGTTGAGGCGATGGTGGAGAGTGCTATGTATAACATCAAGCTTCTTGAGGATTTTGACTTTACAGATATCAAAATTTCACTTAAATCAAGCGACGTTGAACGCACGATGCAAGCTTATAGAGCACTTCGTCCAAAGACAAACTACCCATTTCACCTTGGTGTAACAGAGGCAGGTACAACATTTCACGCGACTATCAAGTCCGCGATCGCACTTGGTGGGCTTTTACTTGAAGGTATCGGCGATACGATGAGAGTTAGCATTACAGGCGAGCTTGAAGAGGAGATCAAAGTCGCAAAGGCGATCTTAAAAGATAGTGGCCGCCAAAAAGAGGGACTAAATATCATCTCATGCCCAACTTGTGGGCGTTTGCAAGCTGATCTCATGGCAGCAGTAAAGCTCGTAGAAGAAAAAACAAAAGGTATAAAAGAGCCGCTAAACGTTTCAGTCATGGGCTGCGTGGTAAATGCGATCGGCGAGGCAAAGGGCGCAGATGTTGCCATAGCATTTGGAAAAGGCAATGGCATGATAATGCGTCACGGCGAAGTAGTCGCAAGGCTGCCTGAGAGCGAGCTTGTGGATAGATTTTTACAAGAGATCGATGACGAGATAAAAAGTAGAGACTAA
- a CDS encoding TolC family protein, which yields MKKILAVLLFALPLWAGNLLEIIALAQSARLESLKEFNKNEYINKNKSKKLNLSLDGRYTFVPDEIKGGYMTKAGSITAKVEYLIFDGGASEAADKILDHKGVEKIYKDEELMNLTAFQVAKVYFNAVALNSLINLETKFVDSFAKAAAENEFWFEYGEIDKSEFDAINFTLNKKRAELDELGLKLAELNSRINLLSNGEIGFNAGSKIMMPDFSKDDISAKLGAMEQEKFIKERENEKQKSKFAPKIYLKDTQSVNNNSFKKGERTTSQMIGAYADANKPRVEFEWKLPDSLSLSKQSQVKRIEEQKAALDLSDEENRIITRLKELESTIKGLNAKLNLQDLKQDKLDSDFIDLLNGYLDGEIKYEEFLFVSEKNFSDRANFILDGDLLELNKLEYFFECARKINEVIIE from the coding sequence TTGAAGAAGATTTTGGCGGTTTTGCTCTTTGCTTTGCCTCTTTGGGCTGGAAATTTACTAGAGATCATCGCTCTGGCGCAAAGTGCAAGGCTTGAGAGTTTGAAAGAATTTAATAAAAATGAATATATAAATAAAAATAAGAGTAAAAAGCTAAATTTATCCCTTGATGGCAGATATACCTTTGTGCCTGATGAGATAAAGGGCGGATATATGACAAAGGCGGGATCGATCACGGCAAAGGTCGAGTATCTTATCTTTGACGGCGGTGCAAGCGAGGCTGCTGATAAAATTTTAGACCACAAGGGCGTGGAGAAAATTTACAAAGATGAAGAGCTGATGAATCTCACTGCTTTTCAGGTCGCAAAGGTCTATTTTAACGCCGTTGCCCTAAATTCACTTATAAATTTAGAGACAAAATTTGTCGATAGCTTTGCTAAGGCTGCGGCTGAAAATGAGTTTTGGTTTGAGTATGGCGAGATAGATAAGAGCGAATTTGATGCGATAAATTTCACCTTAAATAAAAAAAGAGCTGAGCTTGACGAGCTTGGACTTAAGCTAGCTGAGCTAAACTCAAGGATAAATTTGCTCTCAAATGGCGAGATTGGCTTTAATGCTGGCTCAAAGATAATGATGCCTGATTTTAGTAAAGATGATATAAGCGCAAAACTTGGAGCAATGGAGCAAGAAAAATTTATAAAAGAGCGAGAAAATGAGAAACAAAAGAGCAAATTTGCTCCAAAAATTTACTTAAAAGATACGCAAAGTGTGAATAATAACAGCTTTAAAAAAGGTGAGAGGACGACTTCGCAGATGATAGGTGCTTACGCTGATGCGAACAAGCCTAGAGTGGAGTTTGAGTGGAAGCTGCCTGATAGCTTAAGTCTTAGCAAGCAAAGTCAAGTTAAACGCATTGAAGAGCAAAAGGCGGCACTTGATCTAAGCGATGAAGAAAATAGGATAATCACTCGCCTAAAAGAGCTAGAAAGCACAATCAAAGGCTTAAATGCAAAGCTAAATTTGCAAGATTTGAAGCAAGATAAGCTTGATAGTGATTTTATTGATCTGCTAAATGGCTATCTTGATGGCGAGATAAAATATGAAGAATTTCTATTTGTGAGTGAGAAAAATTTTAGTGATAGGGCAAATTTCATACTTGATGGCGATTTACTTGAGCTAAATAAACTTGAGTATTTTTTCGAATGTGCAAGAAAAATAAATGAGGTGATAATTGAATAA
- a CDS encoding EamA family transporter: protein MNKLIFVTILWAFSFSLIGEFLAGKVDSYLAVFIRVALASLVFLPFTKFRGISPKLAFGIMAIGAVQIGLMYLFYYNSFLYLSVPEVALFTIFTPFYVTLIYDAFSFKFRPLYLFSVGVAVFGALVIKYGAINDGVLKGFLLVQAANICFGAGQSAYKALLEKFDVDQKNVFGYFHFGAFFVAVVALLTLGNPAKFSLTSTQILVLLWLGIVASGVGYFMWNKGACEVDSGVLAIMNNALIPAAIIVNLVFWQKDTNLTRLILGAVIMYISLIIHNKIMKFYGMKIA, encoded by the coding sequence TTGAATAAACTGATTTTTGTAACCATTTTGTGGGCGTTTAGCTTTAGTTTGATAGGTGAGTTTTTAGCTGGCAAGGTTGATAGTTATTTGGCTGTTTTTATTCGGGTTGCGCTTGCGAGCTTAGTCTTTTTACCATTTACAAAATTTCGTGGCATCAGCCCAAAGCTAGCATTTGGCATCATGGCGATCGGAGCGGTGCAAATAGGGCTTATGTATCTATTTTATTACAATTCATTTTTGTATCTAAGCGTGCCAGAAGTCGCACTTTTTACCATTTTTACGCCGTTTTATGTGACGCTCATCTACGACGCATTTAGCTTTAAATTTAGGCCACTTTACCTATTTAGCGTTGGCGTTGCGGTTTTTGGAGCTTTGGTTATAAAATATGGTGCTATAAACGATGGTGTATTAAAGGGCTTTTTGCTAGTGCAAGCGGCAAATATCTGCTTTGGAGCAGGGCAGAGCGCATATAAGGCACTTTTAGAAAAATTTGACGTGGATCAAAAAAATGTCTTTGGCTACTTTCACTTTGGGGCATTTTTTGTAGCTGTCGTTGCGCTTCTTACTCTTGGCAATCCAGCCAAATTTTCACTTACTTCAACGCAAATTTTAGTGCTTCTCTGGCTTGGCATAGTCGCTAGTGGAGTTGGGTATTTTATGTGGAACAAAGGTGCTTGTGAGGTCGATAGCGGCGTGCTTGCCATCATGAATAACGCTCTCATTCCAGCTGCTATCATTGTAAATTTAGTCTTTTGGCAAAAGGATACAAACTTAACTAGGCTAATTTTAGGCGCTGTTATAATGTATATATCTTTGATAATTCATAACAAGATAATGAAATTTTATGGTATGAAGATCGCTTAG
- a CDS encoding ComEC/Rec2 family competence protein — MRFKALKNKEIFTIFCLICLCIFSINLAINYHKYQIFMDKGEQELTATVISSYEKLGDDGKKRQILKLKTDEFSFYTLGAKTDDFKAGDNIFLSVINLDVSFKDYLASSFYMPSFSREKLPQKATLNINQKLQSLIYAQHENSKISQLYSALFLGTSIDAELRDDVSHLGIAHLIAISGYHLGFISAVIFFVFRPLLKFLYARFLPFRNYNFDLAIIVFIVLSFYFFIIGFIPSFLRAFLMSILGFYCTLKGVKILNFKTLFIVALVSISLFPQLLFSVGFYFSLMGVFYIFLYFKHLKDKFSPFIHLILLNLYVCFAMEICVLYFFPLISLQQLSVLAINYIFSVFYPLNAALHIASYGDIFDGLLNNVLNFRLSSTKIFVPAIIFIFYNIASLLAIKFRSIFYILPLLGLLCFAIASYKIYA; from the coding sequence ATGCGTTTTAAAGCTTTAAAAAATAAAGAAATTTTTACTATATTTTGTCTGATTTGCCTTTGTATTTTTTCTATAAATTTAGCTATTAACTATCATAAATATCAAATTTTTATGGACAAAGGAGAACAAGAGCTAACAGCAACCGTGATTTCTAGCTACGAAAAGCTTGGAGATGACGGCAAGAAAAGGCAAATTTTAAAGCTTAAGACTGATGAGTTTTCATTTTATACGCTTGGAGCTAAAACAGATGACTTTAAAGCTGGAGATAATATATTTCTAAGCGTCATAAATTTAGACGTTAGTTTTAAAGACTATCTTGCTTCCTCCTTTTACATGCCTAGCTTTTCACGCGAAAAACTGCCACAAAAAGCCACGCTAAATATCAACCAAAAACTACAATCACTAATCTATGCCCAGCATGAAAATAGCAAAATTTCACAACTCTACTCGGCTCTATTTTTAGGCACAAGCATTGACGCAGAGTTAAGAGATGACGTCTCACACCTTGGTATAGCGCATCTTATAGCCATAAGTGGCTATCATTTAGGTTTTATAAGTGCAGTTATATTTTTTGTATTTAGGCCGCTTTTAAAATTTTTATATGCTAGGTTTTTACCTTTTAGAAACTACAACTTTGATCTAGCTATTATCGTTTTTATAGTCTTGTCATTTTACTTTTTTATAATAGGCTTTATACCAAGCTTTTTGCGAGCATTCTTAATGAGCATTTTAGGATTTTATTGCACGTTAAAAGGCGTCAAAATTTTAAACTTCAAGACACTTTTTATAGTAGCGCTTGTTAGCATATCGCTCTTTCCGCAGCTACTTTTTAGCGTAGGTTTTTACTTTTCACTTATGGGCGTTTTTTACATATTTTTATACTTTAAACACCTAAAAGATAAATTTTCGCCTTTCATTCATCTTATTCTTTTAAATTTATATGTTTGCTTTGCAATGGAAATTTGCGTGCTTTATTTCTTCCCACTCATTAGCTTACAGCAGCTTAGCGTCCTTGCTATCAACTACATCTTTAGCGTTTTTTATCCATTAAATGCCGCACTTCATATCGCTTCGTATGGCGACATTTTTGATGGATTGCTAAATAATGTTTTAAATTTTAGACTAAGCTCGACTAAAATTTTCGTGCCAGCTATTATTTTTATCTTTTATAATATCGCTTCGCTTCTAGCTATAAAATTTAGATCCATATTCTACATCTTGCCACTACTTGGGCTTTTATGCTTCGCTATTGCTAGCTATAAAATTTACGCCTAA
- a CDS encoding efflux RND transporter permease subunit, giving the protein MIKTAINRPITTLMIFLSLVVFGIYSLKTMNVNLYPQVNIPIVKITTYANGDMNYIKTKITQKIEDEVSSIEGIKKLYSTSFDNLSVVSIEFELNKDLESATNDVRDKMQKARLNANYEIEKLNGLSSAVFSLFITRFDGNETKLMQEIDDVAKPFLERISGVSKVKTNGFLEPAVKILLDRFKLDKNALSANEVANLIKVENLKAPLGKIENEKIQMAIKSNFSAKSIDEIRNLTIKQGVFLKDIASVDLAYKDANEAAIMDKKSGVLLGLELAPDTNALTVIALAKSKLDQFKSLLGIKYDVKIAYDKSEVIQKHIDQTAFDMILGVLLTIVIVYLFLRNFSITIISVVAIPTSIVATFFIINALGYDINRLSLIALTLGIGIFIDDAIVVTENIASKLKDEPNALKASFAGIKEIAFSVFAISLVLLCVFVPIAFMSGIVGKYFNSFAMSVAAGIVISFFVSIFLVPTLSARFVNAKQSGFFQKSEPFFEALENGYEKILALALKFKLIFLSITLVVVVCSFALAKFVGGDFMPSEDNSEFNIYFKLDPSLSLQASKERLKDKISLINTDPQVAYAYFILGYTDAKQPYLVKAYVRLKELKDRANHERQNAIMQSFRDRLKSDDMSVIVADLPVVEGGDVQPVKLTITSENGKELEKFVPKISKMLKEINDATDVNSPEEDLLKRVQISIDEDKAKRLILDKASIASAVYSAFSENEVSVFENENGKEYELYMRLDDKFRSDTNDILKTKIRSKEGFFVTLGDVATISFEQKPASISRFNRADEIKFLANTKNNAPLNSVANEISKKLDEILPANFKYKFLGFVELMDDTNASFIFTVSASAVLIYMVLAALYESFLLPFLIMLAMPLAFCGVVIGLFISGNPFSLFVMVGVILLFGMVGKNAILVVDFANHFANSGIEANEAVKMAAKKRLRAVLMTTFAMIFAMLPLALSRGAGFEANSPMAISIIFGLISSTLLSLLVVPVLFAWVYNLDKFIRKFYERERI; this is encoded by the coding sequence ATGATAAAAACAGCCATCAATCGCCCCATAACTACGCTTATGATATTTTTAAGTCTCGTTGTCTTTGGCATCTACTCGCTAAAGACGATGAATGTAAATTTATACCCGCAAGTAAATATCCCAATCGTTAAGATCACGACCTACGCAAATGGCGATATGAACTACATCAAGACAAAGATCACGCAAAAGATAGAGGATGAGGTCTCAAGCATCGAGGGGATAAAAAAGCTTTACTCAACCAGCTTTGACAACCTAAGTGTGGTAAGCATCGAATTTGAGCTAAACAAAGACCTAGAGAGCGCTACAAACGACGTCCGCGACAAGATGCAAAAGGCTAGGTTAAACGCAAACTACGAGATAGAAAAGCTAAATGGCCTCTCTTCAGCCGTCTTTAGCCTTTTTATCACAAGGTTTGATGGCAACGAAACTAAGCTCATGCAAGAGATAGATGATGTGGCAAAGCCATTTTTAGAGCGCATTAGTGGCGTCTCAAAGGTCAAGACAAATGGCTTTTTAGAGCCAGCGGTGAAAATTTTGCTAGATAGATTTAAGCTTGATAAAAACGCTCTTAGCGCAAACGAAGTGGCAAATTTGATAAAGGTTGAAAATTTAAAAGCACCTCTTGGCAAGATAGAAAATGAAAAAATCCAAATGGCGATCAAGTCAAATTTCAGCGCCAAAAGCATAGATGAGATAAGAAATTTAACGATCAAACAAGGGGTCTTTTTAAAAGATATCGCAAGTGTTGATCTTGCTTACAAAGATGCAAACGAAGCAGCGATAATGGATAAAAAAAGTGGCGTCTTGCTTGGTCTTGAGCTGGCTCCAGACACAAACGCTCTAACCGTGATCGCTCTAGCTAAGTCAAAGCTAGATCAGTTTAAAAGCCTGCTTGGTATCAAATACGATGTAAAAATAGCTTATGATAAGAGCGAAGTGATACAAAAACACATCGATCAAACCGCCTTTGATATGATCCTTGGCGTCTTGCTAACCATAGTGATCGTGTATTTATTTTTAAGAAATTTCTCGATCACTATCATCTCGGTCGTAGCGATACCAACTAGCATCGTGGCGACGTTTTTCATCATAAACGCCCTAGGATACGACATAAACCGCCTAAGTCTTATCGCATTAACGCTAGGCATTGGAATTTTTATCGATGATGCGATAGTTGTCACTGAAAATATCGCTAGCAAGCTAAAAGATGAGCCAAATGCCCTAAAAGCAAGCTTTGCAGGTATAAAAGAGATAGCATTTAGCGTCTTTGCGATCTCGCTCGTGTTGCTTTGCGTCTTTGTGCCAATAGCCTTTATGAGCGGCATCGTTGGCAAGTACTTTAACTCATTTGCGATGAGCGTGGCAGCTGGCATCGTCATCTCGTTTTTTGTGAGCATCTTTCTTGTGCCAACGCTTAGCGCTAGGTTTGTAAATGCCAAACAAAGCGGTTTTTTTCAAAAGAGCGAGCCATTTTTTGAGGCACTTGAAAATGGCTATGAGAAAATTTTAGCTTTAGCGCTTAAATTTAAGCTCATATTTTTATCCATAACGCTTGTGGTCGTTGTTTGCTCATTTGCTCTGGCTAAATTTGTAGGTGGTGATTTCATGCCAAGCGAGGATAACTCGGAGTTTAACATCTACTTTAAGCTTGACCCATCACTTAGCCTGCAAGCTAGCAAAGAGAGGCTAAAAGATAAAATTTCACTCATAAATACCGATCCTCAGGTAGCTTACGCCTATTTCATCCTTGGCTACACAGACGCCAAGCAGCCTTATCTTGTAAAAGCTTACGTTAGGCTAAAGGAGCTAAAAGATAGAGCTAATCACGAGAGGCAAAACGCTATCATGCAAAGTTTTCGTGACAGACTGAAGAGCGATGATATGAGCGTCATCGTGGCTGATCTGCCAGTGGTTGAAGGTGGCGATGTGCAGCCAGTTAAGCTTACTATCACATCTGAAAATGGCAAAGAGCTAGAGAAATTTGTGCCAAAGATCAGCAAAATGCTAAAAGAGATAAATGACGCAACGGATGTAAATTCGCCCGAAGAAGATCTGCTAAAGCGCGTGCAAATTTCTATCGACGAAGATAAAGCTAAGAGGCTAATTTTAGACAAAGCCAGCATCGCAAGCGCTGTTTATAGTGCATTTAGCGAAAATGAAGTTTCTGTTTTTGAAAACGAAAATGGCAAAGAGTATGAGCTTTACATGCGCCTTGATGATAAATTTAGAAGCGATACAAACGATATTTTAAAGACCAAGATAAGAAGCAAAGAGGGTTTTTTTGTCACACTTGGTGACGTGGCGACGATTAGTTTTGAGCAAAAGCCAGCTAGTATTTCGAGGTTTAATAGAGCTGATGAGATAAAATTTTTAGCAAATACCAAAAACAACGCTCCGCTAAATAGCGTGGCAAATGAAATTTCAAAGAAGCTTGATGAAATTTTGCCTGCAAATTTCAAGTATAAATTTCTTGGATTTGTCGAGCTCATGGACGATACAAACGCTTCTTTTATCTTTACAGTAAGTGCTAGTGCGGTGCTTATTTATATGGTGCTAGCGGCACTTTATGAGAGCTTTTTGCTGCCATTTCTCATCATGCTTGCTATGCCGCTTGCCTTTTGTGGCGTCGTGATCGGACTTTTTATAAGCGGCAATCCATTTAGCCTATTTGTCATGGTTGGCGTCATCTTACTCTTTGGAATGGTCGGTAAAAACGCCATTTTGGTAGTTGATTTTGCAAACCACTTTGCAAATAGCGGCATAGAGGCAAACGAAGCTGTGAAAATGGCTGCAAAAAAGCGCTTAAGGGCTGTTTTGATGACCACTTTTGCCATGATATTTGCTATGCTGCCGCTTGCACTTAGCAGGGGTGCTGGCTTTGAGGCAAACTCACCTATGGCCATAAGCATCATCTTTGGGCTCATTAGCTCGACCTTGCTAAGCTTGCTTGTCGTGCCAGTGCTTTTTGCATGGGTTTATAATCTTGATAAATTTATAAGAAAATTTTATGAAAGGGAGAGAATTTGA
- a CDS encoding primosomal protein N', producing MHYYILAFYGLNLAPLTYESDQKLEKFQGVKASLRGKILTAFIVKETGKPEFKTSKILEILPINLTSMQSELAIFISKYYTCELGVSLNLFEPNDTIAVDQIYENQNFNVAPKLSEKQQEALDFINKRKISLIFGDTGSGKSEIYIAKIREILNASSQALFLMPEISLTPQMQKRLEGFFGEAVAVWHSKITSKKKEQILKDIKSGKVRLVAGARSALFLPLERLKLIIIDEEHDDSYKNTGSKPHYNARDLALFLTSKFDLQVVLGSATPSLTSFYKQEHFRLKGTYFDSQKNYIFDESETGISEILKDEISKTLANKKQAVICLPTRANFKYLVCKNCGETLKCPFCSIGMSYYKKQNVLKCQYCEHKMAVPKTCHQCGSEMIEAKKIGTSELLERLQAEFANSRIAKFDRDEITTQNKLVKALKEFNDGKIDILLGTQMLSKGHDYHNVELAVIMGFDELLNFPDYKARERTLALAMQVAGRAGRNGVGRVIIQSKQREFFESYISDYDAFLKDEIGYREGLYPPFTRLLRIIISHKDENIVKNTMNEFVQRIEPLRSDELEIIGYGKCQIEYLGSKFRYEILLRSNSHIPLLKAANLCKSELSDIDIDPVNFT from the coding sequence ATGCATTATTACATACTCGCATTTTATGGGCTAAATTTAGCCCCACTCACTTATGAAAGCGATCAAAAACTAGAAAAATTTCAAGGCGTAAAGGCTTCTTTAAGAGGCAAAATTCTTACTGCTTTTATTGTAAAAGAAACTGGCAAACCAGAGTTTAAAACAAGTAAAATTTTAGAAATTTTACCGATTAATCTAACTTCAATGCAAAGCGAATTGGCAATATTTATCTCAAAATATTACACGTGCGAGCTTGGCGTCAGCCTAAATTTATTTGAACCAAATGACACTATTGCAGTAGATCAAATTTATGAAAATCAAAATTTTAATGTGGCACCCAAACTAAGCGAAAAACAGCAAGAGGCTTTGGATTTTATAAATAAACGTAAAATTTCACTCATCTTTGGCGACACTGGAAGCGGAAAAAGCGAAATTTACATCGCTAAGATCAGAGAAATTTTAAACGCAAGCAGCCAAGCGCTATTTTTAATGCCTGAAATTTCACTCACGCCACAAATGCAAAAACGCCTTGAGGGCTTCTTTGGCGAGGCGGTAGCTGTTTGGCACTCAAAGATCACGTCAAAGAAAAAAGAGCAAATTTTAAAAGATATAAAAAGTGGAAAAGTTAGGCTCGTTGCAGGTGCGAGATCGGCTTTATTTTTACCACTTGAGAGGCTAAAACTCATCATCATCGACGAAGAACACGACGATAGCTATAAAAACACAGGCTCAAAACCACACTACAACGCAAGAGATCTCGCCCTCTTTTTAACTAGTAAATTTGATCTACAAGTGGTGCTTGGAAGTGCCACGCCAAGCCTTACTAGCTTTTATAAGCAGGAGCATTTTCGCTTAAAAGGGACATATTTTGATTCGCAAAAAAATTACATTTTCGATGAGAGCGAGACTGGAATTAGTGAAATTTTAAAAGATGAAATTTCAAAGACACTCGCGAATAAAAAACAAGCTGTCATCTGCCTGCCAACAAGGGCAAATTTTAAATATCTAGTCTGCAAAAACTGCGGTGAAACGCTAAAGTGCCCATTTTGCAGTATCGGCATGAGCTACTACAAAAAACAAAACGTGCTAAAGTGTCAATACTGCGAGCATAAAATGGCCGTGCCAAAGACCTGCCATCAGTGCGGCAGCGAGATGATAGAGGCCAAAAAGATCGGTACTAGCGAGCTACTTGAGCGGCTGCAAGCTGAGTTTGCGAACTCCAGAATCGCTAAATTTGACAGGGATGAAATAACGACGCAAAACAAGCTCGTAAAGGCTTTGAAGGAATTTAACGACGGCAAGATAGATATCTTACTTGGTACGCAGATGCTAAGCAAAGGACATGATTATCACAACGTAGAGCTTGCCGTCATCATGGGCTTTGATGAGCTTTTAAATTTTCCTGATTATAAAGCCAGAGAGCGAACGCTCGCTCTTGCCATGCAAGTAGCCGGAAGAGCTGGTAGAAACGGGGTTGGCAGAGTTATCATTCAAAGCAAACAAAGAGAATTTTTTGAGAGCTACATCAGTGATTATGACGCATTTTTAAAAGATGAGATTGGCTACCGCGAGGGGCTATATCCGCCTTTTACTAGGCTCCTTCGCATTATCATCTCGCATAAAGATGAAAACATAGTAAAAAATACAATGAATGAATTTGTGCAAAGAATAGAACCTCTAAGAAGCGATGAGCTTGAGATTATAGGATACGGAAAGTGCCAGATAGAGTATCTTGGAAGCAAATTTAGATATGAAATTTTACTTCGCTCAAACTCTCATATACCTCTTTTAAAAGCTGCAAACCTCTGCAAAAGCGAGCTTAGTGATATCGATATAGATCCAGTCAATTTTACTTAA